Proteins encoded within one genomic window of Candidatus Berkiella cookevillensis:
- a CDS encoding anhydro-N-acetylmuramic acid kinase: protein MYSIGLMSGTSMDGIDAALIETDGTPMMLQSIAHFSLSYDASFALLLKATEYAIKQAKGNLRNANASYHESLSQYLQNTLCLTGTKLTQTIIQLYDYLKIAYKTTPIQIEDVVKHSTHQHALAVNALLEKTGLSATQIRVIGYHGQAMFHQPHEKISIILGNGQSLANQLTIPVINDFRSQDIATGGQGAPFAPIYHQALAIRDKKIPLAVVNCGGIANITLINGEQNSDLIGFDTGPGNGLVDSLIRQRTAGTAFMDKDGHYGKKGVVHPEVLQALYAKSIFKNNQNYFSLPPPKSLDYGDLRLIPEVQALSLEDAARTLEAFTADSIIKSVLALNIPPPRHWVLAGGGWQNPVILEEMTTRLKSYLDKKITINTADEVGWSSTAMEAELFAYLAVRSLHKLPISFPNTTGVRAPSCGGTYFPPQQ, encoded by the coding sequence ATGTATAGCATCGGCTTAATGAGTGGCACGTCTATGGATGGCATTGATGCCGCTCTGATTGAAACAGATGGCACCCCTATGATGCTACAATCGATTGCTCATTTTTCTCTGTCCTACGATGCTTCTTTTGCACTACTACTCAAAGCAACTGAATATGCTATCAAACAAGCAAAAGGAAATCTGAGAAACGCGAATGCAAGTTATCATGAAAGCTTGTCACAGTATTTACAAAATACTTTATGCCTCACCGGCACAAAGCTCACCCAAACCATCATACAACTCTATGATTATTTAAAGATCGCCTATAAAACCACCCCCATACAAATTGAAGATGTAGTAAAGCATTCTACCCACCAACATGCTTTAGCAGTAAACGCGCTTTTAGAAAAAACAGGACTATCTGCCACTCAAATTAGGGTAATTGGCTACCACGGACAAGCCATGTTTCATCAGCCCCATGAAAAAATTTCTATTATCCTTGGCAATGGCCAATCACTTGCCAATCAACTCACCATACCTGTTATCAATGATTTTCGCAGCCAAGATATTGCCACGGGCGGACAAGGTGCACCTTTTGCCCCTATTTATCATCAAGCGCTCGCTATTCGTGATAAAAAAATTCCATTAGCCGTTGTTAATTGCGGCGGCATCGCAAATATCACCCTTATTAATGGCGAACAAAACTCAGATCTCATTGGTTTTGACACAGGTCCAGGCAATGGATTGGTTGATAGCCTTATTCGACAACGAACTGCCGGCACAGCCTTTATGGATAAAGACGGGCATTATGGAAAAAAAGGCGTGGTGCATCCCGAAGTGCTGCAAGCCTTATACGCAAAAAGTATTTTTAAAAACAATCAGAACTATTTTTCCCTACCACCACCTAAATCTCTTGATTATGGGGATTTAAGGCTTATTCCTGAAGTACAAGCCTTAAGCTTAGAAGATGCAGCCAGAACTTTAGAGGCTTTTACAGCTGATTCTATTATCAAAAGTGTGTTGGCTCTTAACATCCCTCCCCCTAGACATTGGGTGCTTGCAGGAGGTGGATGGCAAAATCCTGTCATATTAGAAGAAATGACAACACGCTTAAAAAGCTACTTAGATAAAAAAATTACAATCAATACGGCGGATGAAGTGGGTTGGAGTAGTACAGCAATGGAAGCTGAGTTATTTGCTTATTTGGCAGTTCGCTCTTTGCATAAGCTGCCCATTAGTTTTCCAAACACAACCGGCGTCAGAGCACCAAGCTGCGGAGGAACTTATTTTCCCCCTCAGCAGTAA
- the hemJ gene encoding protoporphyrinogen oxidase HemJ, whose translation MLWVKALHIIFMVTWFAGLFYLPRLFVYHCEITKDETVHYQRFCKMEKKLFWIIMTPGALLTIGFGVWLLTLLGHEYFATQPWLHLKMTLVLALIIYHFYLLKQLLSFQAGKNTHSARFYRILNEFPSIILFAAVLLAVLKPSFS comes from the coding sequence ATGCTTTGGGTTAAAGCTTTACATATTATTTTCATGGTGACTTGGTTTGCAGGCCTCTTCTACTTACCTAGATTATTTGTCTACCACTGTGAAATCACAAAGGATGAAACCGTGCATTACCAACGATTTTGCAAAATGGAGAAAAAACTCTTTTGGATTATTATGACCCCAGGCGCATTATTAACCATTGGTTTTGGTGTTTGGCTACTTACACTGCTTGGACATGAATACTTTGCGACTCAACCATGGCTGCATCTTAAAATGACGCTTGTCCTTGCTTTGATTATTTATCACTTTTATTTATTAAAACAACTTCTAAGCTTTCAAGCCGGCAAAAATACACACAGTGCTCGCTTCTATAGAATACTCAACGAGTTCCCGTCCATTATTTTATTTGCTGCGGTTTTACTCGCCGTTTTAAAGCCAAGCTTTTCTTAA
- the erpA gene encoding iron-sulfur cluster insertion protein ErpA: MSNNVHPGLSISAAALKRVEELIQDEENPALQLRVYISGGGCAGFQYGFTFDSSQQPDDVITEIPLDETQTNSIKIAVDPVSMTYLEGAEIDFVENLQGSRFKINNPNAQTTCSCGSSFSLDL, from the coding sequence ATGAGTAACAATGTCCATCCAGGACTTTCAATCAGTGCAGCTGCGCTTAAACGCGTAGAGGAGTTGATTCAAGACGAAGAAAATCCCGCTTTGCAGCTGCGCGTTTATATTTCGGGCGGCGGTTGTGCTGGTTTTCAGTATGGTTTTACCTTTGATTCATCCCAGCAGCCCGATGATGTTATTACTGAAATCCCATTAGATGAGACTCAAACGAATAGCATCAAAATAGCCGTCGATCCCGTTAGCATGACGTATTTAGAGGGCGCGGAGATTGACTTTGTAGAGAATTTGCAAGGATCGCGTTTTAAAATTAATAACCCGAATGCACAAACAACGTGTAGTTGTGGTTCGTCTTTTTCTTTGGATCTTTAA
- a CDS encoding M23 family metallopeptidase has translation MQVIRHIKTDFKNSVSAISKTRKRKVSHWKWPLAIGLLLFAVVWRSAQWWSTTSIDNPTFDEESLSFSVAVPDFPSVNSSDEMLDYEQNTTEPAEEVSSETKSKTIDPELISSVAKLSSQSFTIQPGGNLAHYFQQANVSAVELHEVLNTVKHAQQLKKIQPGQELNFEFDLENKLKNLCLKIDGFKSLLIKRDSNNTFTSEIINKPVERKTSYGSSKITDSLYMAGKKAKLTDKLIMELAKIFAYDIDFALDIRPGDAFRVLFEEQYVEGEKIGVGPILAAEFTSQGKKYHAFYYKDADGNSGYYGADGNSLKKAFIRTPVEYTRISSHFNLNRKHPILHKIRAHKGVDYAAPHGTPVKAAGNGKIIFVGKKGGYGNTIILQHGSQYSTLYGHLSRFAKDLKVGKPVKQGQLIGYVGSTGLASGPHLHYEFRINNVHKNPLTVTLPNANGVPDNRKREYIKQTQSYLAVMDTYERVQFATNEVANKG, from the coding sequence ATGCAAGTTATTAGACATATTAAAACCGATTTTAAAAACAGCGTTTCTGCAATTTCAAAAACGCGCAAACGAAAAGTATCCCATTGGAAATGGCCCCTTGCTATAGGCCTGTTACTTTTTGCTGTTGTATGGCGCTCTGCTCAATGGTGGTCAACTACCTCTATTGATAACCCTACATTTGATGAAGAATCCTTATCCTTTTCTGTGGCTGTACCTGATTTCCCATCCGTGAATAGTTCTGATGAAATGCTCGACTATGAGCAAAATACAACAGAACCCGCAGAGGAAGTAAGCTCTGAAACCAAATCAAAAACCATCGATCCTGAACTCATTTCTTCTGTTGCAAAACTCAGTAGCCAAAGCTTTACCATCCAACCTGGCGGTAATTTAGCGCACTATTTTCAACAAGCAAATGTGTCTGCTGTTGAGCTGCATGAAGTCTTAAACACGGTCAAACATGCACAGCAACTCAAAAAGATTCAGCCTGGCCAAGAGTTAAACTTTGAATTCGATCTTGAAAACAAGCTAAAGAATCTCTGTTTGAAAATAGATGGTTTTAAAAGCTTGTTGATTAAAAGGGACAGTAACAATACTTTTACCAGTGAGATCATTAATAAGCCAGTTGAACGAAAAACCTCTTACGGCAGTAGCAAGATTACCGATTCTCTTTATATGGCGGGCAAAAAAGCAAAGCTAACAGACAAACTTATTATGGAGCTTGCCAAGATTTTTGCCTATGATATCGATTTTGCGCTTGATATCAGACCCGGAGATGCCTTTCGCGTTCTCTTTGAAGAACAATATGTTGAAGGTGAGAAAATTGGCGTAGGCCCTATCCTAGCGGCAGAATTTACTTCTCAAGGTAAAAAATACCACGCTTTTTATTACAAAGATGCGGATGGAAACAGTGGCTATTATGGCGCAGATGGGAACAGCCTGAAAAAAGCATTCATCAGAACCCCTGTAGAATATACAAGAATTAGTTCTCATTTTAATTTAAATCGCAAACACCCCATTTTACATAAAATCAGGGCGCACAAAGGCGTTGATTATGCAGCCCCGCATGGCACACCTGTCAAAGCAGCCGGCAATGGGAAAATCATCTTTGTGGGCAAAAAAGGTGGTTATGGAAATACCATTATTTTGCAACATGGCTCTCAATACAGCACCTTGTATGGTCATTTATCTCGCTTTGCAAAAGATCTCAAAGTAGGAAAGCCCGTGAAACAAGGACAACTGATTGGTTATGTCGGCAGCACAGGACTTGCCTCTGGCCCTCATTTACATTACGAATTTCGTATTAACAATGTGCATAAGAATCCACTTACTGTCACATTGCCAAATGCAAATGGTGTTCCAGACAATAGAAAGCGAGAGTATATAAAACAAACACAATCTTATCTTGCTGTAATGGATACCTATGAACGCGTACAGTTTGCAACCAATGAAGTTGCCAATAAAGGATAA
- a CDS encoding rubredoxin: MRKFMCLLCGFIYDEALGWPDEGIEPGTKWEEIPLTWCCPDCGAMKEDFEMVEI, translated from the coding sequence ATGAGAAAATTTATGTGTTTGTTATGTGGCTTTATCTATGATGAAGCTTTGGGCTGGCCTGATGAAGGTATTGAGCCAGGCACGAAATGGGAGGAGATCCCATTGACTTGGTGCTGCCCAGACTGCGGTGCAATGAAAGAAGATTTTGAAATGGTTGAAATTTAA